The segment GAACCTGCTGGCCGTAAAGGGCGCGGGTGGTGGGGTAGACGATGGAGTTGGTGATGGTGCCGTCGTACTTGTGGCGCCGGTACAGGGGGGCGACGAAGTCAAAACCCTCCCGCAACACCGGGGAGACCAAAAGGTCCACCCACTCAGGGGTAATGCTGCGCAGGTCGGCGTCCACCACCGCGCAGGCTTTGGCCTCCAGCATCACCGCCGCACCAAAAACCGTGCGCAAAGCACTGCCCTTGCCGGGAAGCCCATGGTACGGGGTGGTGAGGCGGTGCACCGGCCGCACCGGGTGGCGGGCGAGGATCAGGCGCTGTTCCCCTATTTCGGCAGCCCTCACCGCTTCCGGGGTGCCGTCGGTGGAGCCCCCGTCGGAGTTGAGAACCAGCGTCCGGGCCCGGGGGAAGTAGCGGGCAAAGCCCGCTTGCACCGCCCGCACCACGTGACCAATGGTGCCGGCGTTGTTGAAGCTGGGGATGCCCACCAGCACCTCCACTTCCCCAACCTTCGAAAGCTCCTCCCGCAGCGCTTCCGGCAGAAAGGAAACGTCGGGCTTCCGGGTTTTCCTGCGCCGGGTCACGGGAGCAGCTCCGAAAAGACCCGCTTTAAGGCCTCCACCCACCCCCGGCCGTGGGGTTCGCTGGGAATGAGCGCCGAGGGGAACCTCTGGCAAAGCCCCGGGTGGGGACCCTGGCTTGCCGGCACGATAACCTGGACGGTGGCGGCCGCAAGCAACTCCTCGTCGTTGGGGGAATCGCCGCAGGCCACCACGGGGCCGCAGGGGTGTCCCATAAGCTTGAGGAGCTGCGGCACCACCTCGGCCTTCCCGTGGAACCCTTGCAGGTGCAGGAAACGGTTGCCGCGGAGGAGCCTCACCGGGGGGTCCTGGGGCAAGGCGGCCTGCAGCAGCACATCCCAGCGGGGTTCCACCACCAGGGGCAAGCTGGCCAGCCGCTTCCGGGTGGCGGGGATTTGCTCCGCTGGCAAGCCGGTAATGGCGGCTAACTCGTGGTCTTCAAGGTCAGAGACGGAGCGAACGAAAAGCCCGGTTTTTTCGCGGAGAAGCGTCAGGATTTCCTCAAGCCTTGTCACTGGAACCGCTTTGGGCTGCAGCTCCAGTTGGCCGTTGGCCAAGCGCACCCCCGCGCCATTTTCAAAACCGGCCGGAAAGGCGAGGCCCCAGCGGTCCAAGAGGTAGGCAAGCTCCGCGGGGGTTTTGCTAGTCACGGGGCACACCGTGACCCCAGCTTCTTTAAGGGTGAGGAGAAAATCCAGCACCTCCGGAAGGATCTGGCCGTCCGGCTCCAGCAGGGTGCCATCCAGGTCGGTGAGCACCACCGGGGTTGGGTTTTGGCCAAGCGTCATGAAGGAAGCTCCTGCTTCTAAGCCCTGCTGGAACCTTTGGGCTCCAAGATCCCGCCGAGCTTTTGC is part of the Thermoanaerobaculum aquaticum genome and harbors:
- a CDS encoding HAD-IIB family hydrolase; protein product: MTLGQNPTPVVLTDLDGTLLEPDGQILPEVLDFLLTLKEAGVTVCPVTSKTPAELAYLLDRWGLAFPAGFENGAGVRLANGQLELQPKAVPVTRLEEILTLLREKTGLFVRSVSDLEDHELAAITGLPAEQIPATRKRLASLPLVVEPRWDVLLQAALPQDPPVRLLRGNRFLHLQGFHGKAEVVPQLLKLMGHPCGPVVACGDSPNDEELLAAATVQVIVPASQGPHPGLCQRFPSALIPSEPHGRGWVEALKRVFSELLP